The Bacteriovorax sp. PP10 nucleotide sequence GATATGGGAAAACGGCTGCAAGATTTGCTCTTTATGGGCTCACCTGAAACAGGTTTTTTATACGAGATTTTGCACGGGCAATTGTGGAGATTAATCACTCCGATTTTTATCCATTTATCTATCCTGCACATTTTATTTAATATGCTTTGGTTTAAAGACCTGGGGTATTTAATTGAATTTAAATTTGGAAGAAAAGACTTGCTCACTCTCATTGGCATAAGTGGAGTGCTTTCAAACTTACTTCAGTACTGTATCAGCGGCCCGCAATTTGGTGGGATGTCAGGTGTGCTCTATGCAATGCTTGGCTACGTTTGGGTCTATAAAAAGATCCATGACGAGTTTGATTACGCTCTCCCGGCAAGAGATATCACCATTATGGTGGGATGGCTTTTACTGTGTCTGACAGGCTTCCTGGGACCTATTGCTAACGGGGCCCATGCCGGTGGATTATTCGTCGGGATGTTATACGCCGTGTATAAGGCGCCCGAGAAGTGGGGAAGGCTGCATTTTAAGTATTTTTCGCTCGCTTTTATCTTTTTAGCTTTCACAATTGGCGTCGAAGGGTTAAAGCTCGGTGGACGTTATTTTATATTACTTTGGATGTAAGGATTAGGGACAATGGCAAACGCACGCGTAACAGAATTAACAAACTCATTTAAGGAAAAAACTCCTAAACAAATGAGAACGATCAGAAACAGTTTAAACAACCGTATCAAATCGTTTGAAGATGAAATGAAATTTGGAAAATCGCTTCCAAAACTAACAGCTTCACATATGTTTTTTGAACTTGAACTAAAAGATCTTAACGAGCTTAAAGAATCAGCGATGAAAAAAATCAGAACTGATGAAAAAGCAGAAAAGGCAAAAGCATAATAATGATGAAGAATGTTTTTACTTTCATTCTTCTTTCGATTTCAGTGAAAGCATTCGCTGAAGAGGCCGCGCCGGTAGTGATACCCGCGGCCAAGTTGAATGAAGAATTAATAGAAACAAGAAAATCTAATTATCAGCTTACTAACCGCTACAAAGGCGGCCCTTACTTGGTCTATGACTGTGAGGGAGAGTTCTATGCTTGTGTCGACGTGGATGGCAGTGAGAAATGCCGTGAGAAGCGCGATGAGAGTATCAATAAAAAAGAAACACGACTTCCGTGTGCACCACTAAAAAAATTCGAAGATAAAAAGACCTGTCTGCAAAAGAACTATGAAGTTCTGGAGTCGCTGGCCGTTAAAAGGTTTTGTTTTCCGAAATAGCTAACTCCTCATTTTTTACTTGAGTCGCCGTCATTTCAAAAAACTGCGTGCTCAGGCAATACACAGCATCTTTATTTGGAAAGCTTTCAAACTCCTTCATTAAATCTCTTCTGAAGTGCTTAATTCTCTCTTTGGCCTTACTCAACTGCTCTTTGTTAAGCCCAAAAACAGCAATTGAAAAATCGCGGTTTGAGACATCCTGAGCGCGTAGTTCAAGCGCGGCCTTCTTGAGAATTTGTTCGTTGAGCTGCTTTACACTTTCTGTCGGAATATCCATGGCCGACTCACGATTAGCGTCACTGATAAAAAAACCGTTAGAATGAGGAGTCGCACTAATAACTTTCATTTCAAGCAGTTCATTAATCGAATCCTCGGTAATTTCTAATGAAAGGCCTAATCTTTGAGCAAGCTCTTCAGTAGAAAGATTATGTTGGATTGCAATGAGTTCAATTAAGGCCAGGTGGTACCAGTTAGAAATTTTACTACATTCAATTTCAGTGTATTTATCAAAAAAGTCTGTGATTTGATTTTGTGATTTCTCTCTTTGGGCCGGGCTTCTGTCGTGTTCGGCCTGAACTAAGTTAATAAAAAAGCCCTTATCCTTTTCATTTAATTGTAAAACTTCTGCGATCTCAATGGCCCGCTTAACAGAAATACCAATTTTTCCTTTTAAGATTTCAGAAAACCTTGAAGCAGGAATATTGAGTTGACGGGCAAAAGCACTCATTGTGTAAGCAGGGTTTCTTGCCTGGCGGGCCTCAAGAATACTATTAAGATAACCTTCAAAAGTTTTAAAATTTTTCATAGTTTATTGGTATTGATATCCACATTTAAGTATTGGCGTATTTGTATCATCGTTAATATTGAAACCTGCGAGTGTCGATTGAAGCCGTTTTGACTGCTGTAATCTTGAATTAAGTACTGTTAGCGCTTTTTCTTCATCATGTGAAAGAATCAGATTTTTTATATCATCCGAGATCAAGCATTGAGGTAAAACATTAACGTTACCTGTAGTGTAATTAAGAAGTGCGATGTAGCTATATTTAAAAGACTCATTTTTTGTTGGAGCAATTATTAAGCTTGAGGCAAACGCATAGGCATGGTCTTGGGGGGAACCAAAAAAATCAGTGTAATAGCTTAAATAAAGTTTTGAAAGGATCAGAATGGATTCTCGAGAAATTATTTGTGAGAGAACAGGGGCCGCAGGGTTAGTCTTTTTATACAGCTCAACTTCTTTCGTTATGACAGCATTTAAACCCCATGTCCTGTTATGATAAATTTTTTCTAATAAGGAGTAGAATTCAAAAATAGAGTTAGCACTATTTTCTTCTAAGTACTGTTGAAAAGCGTATTCAAGTCTAAGCATTTCTTTGAGTGATTTTACGTTTGCCGAAAGCCACATTGACTCATGAAAAAGAATGGCCATTTTCTCAATCGGTTTTAATAAAAAGAAATCGGGTAAAAGCAGTGTCTGTTGGGTCTGAGTATTTGTAATCGCAAAAAGAGTAATATCTTTAAGATCAAGTCCTGTCGCTTTTTGATACTCTTCTTTAATCTTATCAAGAGTTTCTTTAGAGTTTTGATCTGTTGCTCTGAAGTATTTTCTCGAAATTGAAGGAGCAATGTTTTGAAGTATTGAAAACTTTGTTTGTGAGTCAATTTTCAGTTTATAAATTTCTTGATTGAGCATCTGAATTTCATCAAGGCCTTCAATTGGATCAGGATCAATTTTAATTTTTGCACTAAAGAATGTGGCAACTGTTCCGTTGACACTTAATCCGCCGCCGCCATTTTGAATGTCGGTCCCAGCAAAGCCACAAAGAGCGTAAAAACTCACGAAGAAGAAGCTAAATAAAATTTTCATAGAATTAATCTAGCTTGAGAGATTTGAAGTGTTAAGTACAAAAACCATGAGAGTTTAATTTACTGCCTTAAAGGCAACTGTACCTCGAGGATGTAAGTATAATCTTACAGATAGGCGCTTATGTATATTGATGTATTAGAATTGGCGGAATGCTTCCTTCTTCAATTATATATGAGACGAGTGGCCCTTTATCATTTCGTTTTATTAATCTTAGAATTAAGCTTCGTACAAATCTCTTCTAATTCCTTAAATTCATCATTCTTTCTAAGTTTAAAATCTCGGGTCGTACCATCAAGACTCTCGTTGAGGTATTTTTCTAAAGCATATATTGGGCCAGCGACTCTGTGAGAGAGAATGACTCCTGTGATAAAACCAGTAAGTGCTAAAAAGAGTAATATGATAAAACCACAAATAAAGTAGTAAGAGATGAGGGAGCTATTAGAATCTTCTTTGAAAAAAGCAAAACCAAAAACAATGAAAACAACTCCCACCATGAAATTCATCATTCCCAGAAGAAGTCCTGAGCGTAGCTGAAGGCCTGGTTTGATTAAAATTTTATTCCTAAAATCCTGCGTCGGCCACCAGTGGACAGAGTCTTGATAGATTCCATAGGCAATGAAGGCGTATCCCAACCATTGAAATAAATCGGCAAGATTATAAAAGGGAGACATTCTACTAATGAAATGAAAACTAAAAAAATCGACGACAGCAAAACCGATCAGGCGATCAGTGACATTGCCGACAATTCCTCCAGCTAGTAGGGATAGACCCATACGTAGCCATTTTGAATGTATTGGAGCAACGGCAAGGATTAAGATATAAAAACTCAAAATCACCGCCCCCATGGTTGCGAGGATGGTGGTTTTCACATGGTCTGGAAGGTGAGAAAGCCATCCCATCATGATACCGTGGTTATAAACTAAATCGAATTTTAAAAAAGTAACCGAGAACGAATCCTGGAGTGTTTCGGCCCAATTCTTAGAGAGACGATCCAGACCCCAGACAAAGATAAAGGGTAGGAAGGCGTATAAAAGCTCATTTTTAGCACGGTCTTTTAGATGTAATAACTTTAATGAATTCATAGTTAAGGTATCGGTCGGTGGGCCATCGTTGTTGAATTATTATGAGTGCCAACAATCAGTGGGGGGCTCAATTAAATATGTATAATCATGTATATCTTTTAATGTCTTAATTTCATTTAAAGCTCTTTTTTATCGTCAAAACATCAATAAAAAAATTCACATCTCCGATAGAATGGCTCAACAGGAAAAAATTGCAGAATAGTTGGAGCTTAAATGAACAAAAATAAAAAATTATGCATGATTGGATTCGCCGTAACGGGTGGAGTTCTGTTTACTGCTTTTCAAAATTTTACTGATGTTACGAATCCAGGTGCTAAGGCCTGTTCAGTTGCTAAAGTGAATGAACTACTTGAACCAGCAACTGATACAAAGTGGATTGTAAAACTTAATTGTTCAACAAAACTTCCTGCAGCTCAACAGATTACAAAGCAGATTATTTATGAAGGAAAGGCCGCTTCGGGGGC carries:
- a CDS encoding signal peptidase II; this encodes MNSLKLLHLKDRAKNELLYAFLPFIFVWGLDRLSKNWAETLQDSFSVTFLKFDLVYNHGIMMGWLSHLPDHVKTTILATMGAVILSFYILILAVAPIHSKWLRMGLSLLAGGIVGNVTDRLIGFAVVDFFSFHFISRMSPFYNLADLFQWLGYAFIAYGIYQDSVHWWPTQDFRNKILIKPGLQLRSGLLLGMMNFMVGVVFIVFGFAFFKEDSNSSLISYYFICGFIILLFLALTGFITGVILSHRVAGPIYALEKYLNESLDGTTRDFKLRKNDEFKELEEICTKLNSKINKTK
- a CDS encoding rhomboid family intramembrane serine protease; the protein is MIVVGELRDKKMIDLMRDELFAMGISAASHYDEKNDIYFLTVEDQADLARAQDYYRVKLGFRKPIEVDAEWIKIKTLPRGETTFAILIACVVLFGLSYLDMGKRLQDLLFMGSPETGFLYEILHGQLWRLITPIFIHLSILHILFNMLWFKDLGYLIEFKFGRKDLLTLIGISGVLSNLLQYCISGPQFGGMSGVLYAMLGYVWVYKKIHDEFDYALPARDITIMVGWLLLCLTGFLGPIANGAHAGGLFVGMLYAVYKAPEKWGRLHFKYFSLAFIFLAFTIGVEGLKLGGRYFILLWM
- a CDS encoding TIGR02147 family protein produces the protein MKNFKTFEGYLNSILEARQARNPAYTMSAFARQLNIPASRFSEILKGKIGISVKRAIEIAEVLQLNEKDKGFFINLVQAEHDRSPAQREKSQNQITDFFDKYTEIECSKISNWYHLALIELIAIQHNLSTEELAQRLGLSLEITEDSINELLEMKVISATPHSNGFFISDANRESAMDIPTESVKQLNEQILKKAALELRAQDVSNRDFSIAVFGLNKEQLSKAKERIKHFRRDLMKEFESFPNKDAVYCLSTQFFEMTATQVKNEELAISENKTF